In Zunongwangia sp. HGR-M22, the sequence ATGTTGGGGTGGGCTATCTCACCCTAATTTTAAACTAAAGCGTTATGTTATGAGCACACCTAAATCGATAGGAAATTTACTTAACAACAATGTGCTAAAGCTGAATGGCCTTTTAAATACTAAAAAGCCTGAAATCGTACAATCTGAAAAAACAGAAGCTAATAAGTACATTCACCCTATTCTTACCAAAGAAAACATTCGTAATTCAATTGCTCTTTATTCCAGGTATATCGAAAAATACAATGCTAGAGTCCGCAATACTAATCTCCAGGTAAAACAATACAATAGCCAGGTGATTAGCCATAGGCGCAAGGCCTTTATTTCTTTTGAACAAAAACTAAAAGAGGGGATCTGGAAAGAACAGCACAAGTCATTATCTCCTGAAGCCTACAATAAAGCGGTTGAAAGCTATAACCTTGAACACGGCCCACAAATTAGAAAAGTAAAATTACTGCAGGAAGTACGCCCAGAAAGCAAGCAATATTTTGTGGCTTTTCTACATCAATACAATATGCAATTATTCAATCGCAAAAAGTTGCGATGCGATCTACAAGTTCATGTGCCGGGAGAATTACCAAAGCTAGAACTTTATCCCAATAAAATAATCGATGCAGAACGTGACGGCGCTAAGAACTTACCGGTTACCGTAGAGACTATAAGAGCCCACAGAGAACGATTAGAAGAAGCCGGGGTTCTTACCGGTTATGAATATCACGGCTCAACCAGGCCGCTTAAAATCGCTTTTTGCGAGGAAGTTTTGAGCCTTACCGACAATGGTTTGCCAAAATCTGCCGAAAATGAAAATCAGGCTCTTATACAGATACAAACGAAGAAAGTTCACCATAACAATGTATCTAGTAGAATACAGTCTTTAGAAGAGACTAAGTATAGGGAAGAAGGTGCTGCCGCTAACGCGCCAGCGCAAAAAGATTGTACTAAAAAATCTACTGGAACACCGAGAAGGCAAGGTGGAAAAAATTTCAACGCCGGCGACGATCAAGCCGGAAATCCACAAAAAAAATTCACCGCCGCGCTCGAAAAAAATGAACTCTCGGCCGTTTTGACTTCCTCCCTACTCGACAAAATTGAACTGGCACAAGATCTGTCCGCAGGAAATTACAAAAAATATAAACCGCTGGCCGCGAAAATCGCTAAACAAGAAGCGTACTACGGTGCAATGCATCCAGAGGATTTTAAGGAATTGGCCATTCAGGATATTTTTAAATATGCTGCGATTTTGTTCTCGAGCTTAGAGGTGCATCCAGGAAGTTGGGTGAATGCTTACAAGATCTGGATAAAGGAAAAATTTCAAAACTTCAATGGCCAGACCTTAAGCAAACCGAACATGTTTAGCCAATGGCAAAAAGCGATTGAAGTGTTACGCCAGGTTAAAAAATACAGCCAAAATCACAAAGAATGGCAACCCCTATACCCTAGCCGATATTTTGATCCGGCATTTACGTACAAGGAAAACAACAGCTTCGAATATGCGTATCGATTCTTTAAACTGGACCAGGAAAAAGTAGACAGCTACCAAAAACGTAGAATCCAAGCAGAGAAAAGTCTTAGATATAAAACCGATACCGAAAAAGCACGAGAACAGATCCGGAAATTTATAAATGGTCGTATTGAACTGCAGCTTGTTTACGATTACGTAAAATACAATTGCAATCGTGAAGTGTACAGAAACATCAATGCGCTGATAAAAACCGAACTGGAGAACATGCAAAAATATTTCGCATAAATAATAACGCTTAAAATGAATAATGAAATGAAACATTTACTGAACCTGGTACAGGAAAATTCTAAGAAGACGGGAAACTTCAGCGGAATTTCTGAAGTACGCCTAGCGCATACCGCCAAAATTCCATTTAATCAAACTCGCCAAATTTTAACTAGGTTGGTTGAAGACAAAAAAGTATTAATCACTGAAGGAATTAACCATAAACTTGTATTCGCGATATGAAAACTGCAGTAAAAGAAAGCATTAAATGCCGCTGTGGCGCAGCCAATAAAACTTATTGTAAACGCTGCAGTAAAGTACGAATGGTTATTTGCTTAAAGAATGGCCATGAGAATCTAAAACTGAATGGAAACAACCCAGTTTGGTATTCTTTCCTGAAGTTTAATAATTACCAGGATGTTTATAAAATTGCTGAAGCCATGCAGAATAGAGTGATGCAGCATCCTATCCAACAAGCTACGCAAGTGCTATTATTTTACATTAATGGCCAACGCACCCACCACTTTAAAAAAGTAATATTATGATCATTACCAGCCAGATCCCCATAAAGAATTTAAGCCAGGATGATCTAAAAGTGATGAATGAAGCTGCGCAATTTTATAATAATATATTAGAGCATCTGTGCCATACTAATAATAAAAGTCAGCATCACATCCACCACTCCATCTTATATGGCTATCGTAGGATGATCGCCCAGCGATTTACCCGCAGGAATATCCCTATGCGAAATACGTTAAACCTGGAAGTTTACCAGGCTTTTGTTGCATTTGATTCATTAATCTATTTCCAGGATAAAACAGACAATCAACTGAAGAAAGTTAAAGCAAATAAAATAGCGAATGAGATCTTCCGGGAACTTCCCCAGGCAGAAGATATTCATTCGCTTAGTATTAATTCGCAAATGATTAAATAATACTTTTGATATGTGAATCTTATTTAACAATATTGAAAAAAAAGCAATCATATATTAAAAATTTAAATCTAATGAATTCTGAACTATATGGATTTATAGGGACATTAGTTGGAACTATTGTCGGAGCCTCTTCAAGTATTTTTGCTACCCTAATCACGAATAAAGGTAACTCTAGGAATCAAAGAAGAATTGAAAATTTTAAAAATAATCTAATCGTAAAAGAACTACAAAGAGAAAATTGCATGCAAGCCCAAGAAACAATGCTAAACCTGCTTCGATTCACATCTTTACACCTATTAGATATTATAAATGCAGAAAAAAACAGTAATAGTCCTGTCTCGTTCGATGAAAAAGTGAATGAAAAATGTAGTGAAAATATAAGAAAATTGAATTTAATAACTCAAAGATTTTCTAATAGAAAATTAGCAGATCAGATTATAGAATTCAGATCGTTATGCAGTGAATTCATTATGATCGATGACAAAACGCAAGGTTTCAACCTAATGTCAGAAGTTAAAAACAAATACGAAATTGCTTTTGATAAAATAGGAGAAGAATTAAGAAAAAACTATTGATTTCATTGAAATATAATTCCATGATATTTTAAAATTTAACTTTTAAGGATAAAATTTTATATTTATAAGAATTAATATTTTAAAATGGCATCAAAAGATCTCTTTAAAACTCCATTCACTGATGAAACAATTACTAAATTAGAAATATTTGAAAGCTATTTAAAGGAGTGGCTACCTGTTTGGATCAAATCTCAAAAGAGTAAAAACATCTACATATATGATTTTTTTTCTGGGATTGGTTATGACTGTGATGGAATTCCAGGGAGTCCATTAAGAATATTGAATATACTAGTGGACTTTCAACACATGATACTATTAGAGAAGAAAAAAATTTTTGTACTCTTTAATGAATACAAAAAAAAATATCATGATCAATTAGTAATTAATATTTCTGACTTCTTAGAGCAAAATAAGAAACTGAATTATTTCTTAGAATATAAGATCGAGAATGAAAGTTTTGAAGAATTATATCCTAAAAAACGAAAAGAACTTCTCAATGGTCCGAATCTAATATTTTTAGATCAGAATGGGATGAAACAATTTAACGATCATAATTTTAAAGACTTTTTAAAATTTAAAAAAACCGATTTTCTAGTTTTTATAAGTTCATCGCATATAAAAAGATTCGGACATACCAGCGAATTCTCAAGTTATCTAAATATAAAAAAGGAAATAATTGAAAAAACGGAATACAATAAAATACATGAGACCATAATTGATTATTACAGAAGTCTAATTCCAAAAGAAAGTACACTAAAGCTTTTCCCTTTTAGTTTAAAAAAAAATCAAAATATACATGGTCTAATATTTGGGGCAAAACATTTGCTAGCAGTCGATAAATTTTTGAATATTGCATGGAAAAAAGACAAAATTGGGGGAATTGCAAATTTTGATATAAATGAAGAAATTGTTGAAGAGAATAATCAAATAAGTCTTTTTCCAGAACCTAGAAAGAAAACAAAAACAGAAAAATTCCAAGAAGAATTGAAAGCATTTTTATTAACGGGTTCTGAGAAAAATAATATCGAAACTTATATTTTCACTCTTCAAAAAGGTTTTACTCATCACCATGCTATAGAGGTTTTAAGAAAATTAAGGAAAACAGAAATTGACTTCAAAGGCCAACCAAAATTAAATTATAAAAACTATCGTGATTTCAATAAAAATAATAATTCCTATATCCCTTTAACCTATAAAAGAATAAAGAAATGAAAACTTCGAAGATAGAATGGACAGAGGCTACTTGGAATCCAATGACTGGATGCAACAAGGTTACAGCAGGATGTAAAAACTGTTATGCAGAAACTATGGCGAAAAGATTGAAAGCTATGGGCACTCCTGGGTATGAAAATGGTTTCCAATTCTCCATAATGCCTTCAAGACTAAATTTACCTTTAAATGTAAAAAAGCCTACCAGGTTTTTTGTTAATTCAATGAGTGACCTTTTTCATGAAAAAGCCCCTTTTGAGTACATAGATAAGATCTTCGAAATCATGAAAAACACCCCGCGGCATCAGTATCAAATACTAACAAAGCGCGAAGATAGGATGTATGAATATTTTCAAACTCGAACTGCTAGTGAAAACGTATGGCTTGGAGTAACAGTGGAAAATAAAAAGACCAAGCATAGAATTGATAAATTAAGAAATATTGATGTAGGGATCCGTTTCTTATCATTAGAACCACTTTTGGAGGATTTAGGAACATTAGATCTTTCTAATATTCATTGGGCAATTGTAGGTGGAGAATCCGGTCCTAAAGCTAGACCAATGGATCCGGAATGGGCAATTAATATTCAAGAACAATGTGATGAACAAAACGTTGCATTTTTCTTCAAACAATGGGGTACTTGGGGCGCAGACGGTAAGAAAAGAAGTAAAAAATCTAACGGCAGAATACTTCGCGGTAAAGAATGGAATGAATATCCTGCTAATTTAATCGCCTAATCTATCAAAACTAAACTCATCCCATTCCTTACATTTATCAGATGTCACCTCAAAATTACGCATTAGGCCTCGAATAAAAACCGGGGAAATATCGAGATCTCTCATAAAAACTCTTATTCGTTCCTCAATATGAGTTTTAACGGTTTTACGAAGCAAACTGCATCTCTCTTTTCGAATAAACTTATGGTCTAAATGATCAATTACTTCTATAAATAATAATAGTTCTGCAGAATTTGGCTTAGGTTGATTCCTCACATTTTGAATTTGCCCTGGTATCACGCCCCTACCCATAAAGAAGTAATCAAACTGTACTCCATAATGGTCATCTTCAATATGGCCATTTTCCGGTATATCTTGGCATTGGATAAATGGTTTCATAATTCAAATCGAATAAGGTGATTTTTCCTAATATAAATCTCATCGGTTCCATCAATCCCAATACGATGACCACCCTTTAAGTTATTATGCTTTATGATATGATCTTCTTTTTTGATTTCAATCCTTTTTAAAACACTTGGTATGATATCAGAGAGACGTACTCTATGAAAATGAGAAATAATTCTATTTTGTATAACTTCCTTCCAAGTTCCGTAATGACCAAGGTGATGAGTTCGCAAGACATAAGGATTCTCTTTATCATCAATAATAATCGTCCAAATGGTTAATGATATTTCATCTGTACCTTCTATAAACCTAGTCGCCATAAAATAATAGTCAAAATCAATAAACTTAGTATCCTCAATAAACCTTTGATTTAAAGGATATCTATCTATAGTGTTACCACTAGTAGTTGATAAATTAAGCTTCATAATGGAATATTTCCT encodes:
- the tcmP gene encoding three-Cys-motif partner protein TcmP, whose amino-acid sequence is MASKDLFKTPFTDETITKLEIFESYLKEWLPVWIKSQKSKNIYIYDFFSGIGYDCDGIPGSPLRILNILVDFQHMILLEKKKIFVLFNEYKKKYHDQLVINISDFLEQNKKLNYFLEYKIENESFEELYPKKRKELLNGPNLIFLDQNGMKQFNDHNFKDFLKFKKTDFLVFISSSHIKRFGHTSEFSSYLNIKKEIIEKTEYNKIHETIIDYYRSLIPKESTLKLFPFSLKKNQNIHGLIFGAKHLLAVDKFLNIAWKKDKIGGIANFDINEEIVEENNQISLFPEPRKKTKTEKFQEELKAFLLTGSEKNNIETYIFTLQKGFTHHHAIEVLRKLRKTEIDFKGQPKLNYKNYRDFNKNNNSYIPLTYKRIKK
- a CDS encoding DUF5131 family protein; translated protein: MKTSKIEWTEATWNPMTGCNKVTAGCKNCYAETMAKRLKAMGTPGYENGFQFSIMPSRLNLPLNVKKPTRFFVNSMSDLFHEKAPFEYIDKIFEIMKNTPRHQYQILTKREDRMYEYFQTRTASENVWLGVTVENKKTKHRIDKLRNIDVGIRFLSLEPLLEDLGTLDLSNIHWAIVGGESGPKARPMDPEWAINIQEQCDEQNVAFFFKQWGTWGADGKKRSKKSNGRILRGKEWNEYPANLIA